In one window of Mytilus trossulus isolate FHL-02 chromosome 7, PNRI_Mtr1.1.1.hap1, whole genome shotgun sequence DNA:
- the LOC134726656 gene encoding protein SPT2 homolog, with product MMIGKPVRMNGKPVGMSGKPVGMSEKPVGMMIGKPVRMNGKPVGMSGKPIKMNGKPVGMSGKPEGMSGKPVGMSGKPVGINAKPAGINEKPTEMSGIPVGMIGKPVVKSGKPVGMSGKPVGINVKPVGISGKPI from the coding sequence ATGATGATTGGCAAACCAGTGAGAATGAATGGGAAACCTGTAGGAATGAGCGGGAAACCTGTAGGAATGAGCGAGAAGCCTGTAGGAATGATGATTGGCAAACCAGTGAGAATGAATGGGAAACCTGTAGGAATGAGCGGGAAACCTATAAAAATGAATGGGAAACCTGTAGGAATGAGTGGGAAACCTGAAGGAATGAGTGGAAAACCTGTAGGAATGAGTGGGAAACCTGTAGGAATAAATGCGAAACCTGCAGGAATAAATGAGAAACCTACAGAAATGAGTGGCATACCTGTAGGAATGATTGGGAAACCTGTAGTAAAGAGTGGAAAACCTGTAGGAATGAGTGGGAAACCTGTAGGAATAAATGTGAAACCTGTAGGAATTAGTGGGAAACCTATATGA